GATTAGCGGCACTTTCTAGCTTGGTTCTGACCGCTTGTAACGACAAAGCTGAAAAACTCAAAGTAGGCGTGATTTCAGGCCCTGAACACGAAGTGATGGAAGTTGCAGCGAAAGTGGCGAAAGAAAAATACAATCGTGATGTGGAGTTAGTGATTTTCACCGACTACGCTACGCCAAACGAAGCCTTAAACAAAGGCGACTTAGACGTAAATGCGTTCCAACACAAACCGTATTTAGACAAACAAATCGCAGACAAAGGCTACAAACTCACACCCGTCGGCAATACTTTTGTTTATCCAATCGCAGCGTATTCGAAAAAAATCAAATCGATCGCAGAATTAAAAGACGGCGATAAAATTGCCGTGCCAAATGATCCAACTAACTTAGGTCGTTCATTGATTTTGTTGGAAAAACAAGGGTTGATCAAATTAAAAGACAGCAACAATCTGCTTTCAACCCGTGTGGATATTGTTGAAAATCCAAAAAATTTGGACATTCAAGAAATTGAAGCCCCCTTATTACCACGCACCTTAGACGATGTGGCGTTCTCAATCATTAACACCACTTACGCAGGTCAAATTGGTTTAAGCCCAAATAAAGACGGTATTTTTGTAGAAAGCAAAGAATCGCCGTATGTGAACTTAATTGTTTCGCGTGCGGATAACAAAGACAAAGAAATCGTAAAAGATTTCGTTAAAGCCTACCAATCAGACGAAGTTTTCAACAAAGCCAACGAAGTCTTCAAAGGCGGTATGGTGAAAGGTTGGTAATTAAAAAATAACCAATTGATTTAAAATAACTTTAAGGATAAATGAACATCATTGCACTTCACCTTTCAAAAAAATCCAAAAATTTTTAAAATTTAAATGAACTTTTTAAATTAGGTAAAGTCTGATTATTCGCTAAATGCTTGAATTCAGGTAGCAAGTTTTTTTCATTTCCTTAGGTAAGACCTCCTCCCGATATCATATCCCTTTTGGTGTCGGGATTTTTTTATGGAAATTTTGTCTCATTTCATTTAAAAATCAAATTGTTATCCCAATCATTTTATCTTACTGTTCTATTAAATTTTATGTATTTAAAATGTAATTTAATT
The nucleotide sequence above comes from Pasteurellaceae bacterium Orientalotternb1. Encoded proteins:
- the metQ gene encoding DL-methionine transporter substrate-binding subunit, whose protein sequence is MNLKKLLGLAALSSLVLTACNDKAEKLKVGVISGPEHEVMEVAAKVAKEKYNRDVELVIFTDYATPNEALNKGDLDVNAFQHKPYLDKQIADKGYKLTPVGNTFVYPIAAYSKKIKSIAELKDGDKIAVPNDPTNLGRSLILLEKQGLIKLKDSNNLLSTRVDIVENPKNLDIQEIEAPLLPRTLDDVAFSIINTTYAGQIGLSPNKDGIFVESKESPYVNLIVSRADNKDKEIVKDFVKAYQSDEVFNKANEVFKGGMVKGW